CTTTTGAAGTGGAGTATGACCAGCCTTTTGCCAATGCCTTGATCACTTGGGCCATGAACATCCTGCCAAAACATGCGCTTGAGAATGAAGATTTGCTCGACACCAAATACAGCCGCGAACCACTGGGTGCCGGGCCATATAAACTCAAGGAATGGGTGACCGGCAGCCAGATCACCCTTGAGGCCAACGAAAGTTTTTTTGAGGGCAAGCCCTACATCGACCGGATTGTCTACCGTATGATTCCGGATATGGGAACCCAGTTCCTGGAGCTCAAGGCGGGCAGTCTCGACACTATGGCGCTGGATCCGTTGCAGTACCTCTACCAGACCTCCGGGCCGGGCTGGGACGGGAGTTTCAACAAGTTCAAGTTCTTGGCCTTTGGTTACTCTTTTCTCGGTTTCAATTTTAAGCACCCGTTTTTTCAGGATGTTCGCGTTCGTAAAGCCATTGACTACGCTATTGACCGTCGGGAATTGGTCAAGGGGGTGCTGTACGGCCTGGGTGAGGCGGCAAACGGGCCGTACAAGCCGGGAACGTGGCAGTATAATGCCACCATCAGGCCGCGAGAATTCAATCAGGAAAAGGCCAGGCAACTTCTTGCCGAGGCGGGCTGGATCGATTCTGATGGCGATGGTTGGCTCGACAAGGATGGTAAGTCCTTTGCTTTTTCCATCATCACCAATCAGGGCAATACCCAGCGCATCAAGACCGGGGTGATCATTCAGCAACGGCTGAAGGATATCGGCATAAAGGTTGAGTTGAGGACCGTGGAATGGGCGGCTTTTCTCAAGGAATTCGTGGACAAAGGACGTTATGATGCCTTGATTTTGGGATGGAATATTTTACAAGACCCAGATATCTATAATGTTTGGCATTCCTCCAAGGCGGTTGACGGCGGCCTTAACATAATTAAGTATATTAATCCCGAATTGGATGCGTTGTTGGAGCGCGGTAGGCACATGGTGGTGCAGGAGGAACGCAAGCCCGTATATGATGAAATACAGCAGATTCTCTACGACGAAGTGCCTTATTGTTTCCTCTACATTCCCATGTCTCTGCCCATAGTTCAGGCACGTGTGCAAAATATCAAGGCGGCCCCGGCCGGAATATCCTATAATTCAGAAAAGTGGTGGATACCACGGACGTTGCAGCGGCAACCTTAAAGAGAGAACGGACTTATATGATTCGCATCAATGAGATCACCGACAAGGTGGCGTCATATATCGACAACCCCGATCTGGATCTGATTCAGCGGGCGTATGTCTTTTCCGCCCAGGCCCATGACGGCGTGGTTCGGCGGTCCGGGGAGCCGTATATTTCCCACCCCATGAATGTGGCCTATCTTCTTGCGGACATGCAGCTTGACGAGGCCACGGTGGCTGCAGGGCTTTTGCATGACACCGTGGAGGATACCGATACCTCCGTTGACGAGATCGAAGAGCTGTTCGGGGCCGATGTGGCCGATATCGTGGACGGGGTGACCAAGATCAGCAAGATGGATTTCGAGTCCAAGGCCGTGCAGCAGGCGGAGAACATCCGCAAGCTCATACTGGCCATGGCCGAGGATATCCGTGTGCTCATGGTCAAGTTGGCCGACAGGCTCCACAATATGCGCACGCTGGAATATATGAAGCCGGTCAAGCAGCGGCTCATTGCCCAGGAAACGCAGGATATCTATGCTCCCCTGGCCAACCGGCTGGGTCTGCATCGGGTCAAGACCGAGCTGGAAGATCTTTGTCTGCGGTATCTGAAACCGGACGTTTTCGATCAACTTTCTGAAGCCGTATCCGAACACCGGGCAGCCGGTGAGCCGTATATCGAGAAGGTCATTGGGCTTATCAACGAGATGTTCAAGAAGAACCGGATAAAGGGCCGGGTCTTCGGGCGCACCAAACACCTGCATTCCATCCATGTGAAGATGGAACAGCAGGAATTGACCTTCGATGAGATATTCGACCTGATAGCATTTCGCATCGTTTTGAAATCCTTGAAGGACTGCTATGCTGTGCTGGGCCTTATTCATGCGGCCTGGCGGCCCGTTCCCGGTCGGTTCAAGGACTATATTTCCATTCCCAAGGCGAACATGTACCAGTCGCTTCACTCCACGGTCATAGGCCCGGACGGTGAGCGTATCGAATTCCAGATTCGTACTGAAGAGATGCATCAGATCGCAGAAAACGGTGTGGCCGCCCACTGGCAGTACAAGGAAGTGGGTAAGGGGGCCAAGCGAGGCAAGACAGCGGGCAGACGCGATGCCGAACGGTATTCCTGGCTCAAACAGATCATGGATTGGCAGCGGGAACTGTCTGATCCGCGTGAATTCATGTCCTCTCTGCGGCTGGAGATGTTTCAGGAAGAGGTTTACGTATTCACGCCCAACGGTGACATCAAGGAATTGCCCGAAGGCGCCACGCCTGTGGACTTTGCCTATGCCATCCATTCCGAGGTCGGGGACAAATGCGCTGGTGCCAAGGTCAATGGCCGTATCGTGCCTCTCCATTCCACGCTCAAGAACGGTGATTCCGTTGAGGTCATCACGGACAAGAACCGGGTGCCCAGTCGGGACTGGCTCAAGTTCGTCAAGACCGCCAAGGCCCGCACCCGGATCAAGCATTATATCCGTACCGTTGAGATGGAGCGTGCCATCAGTCTGGCCAAGGACATGCTGGAGAAGGAAGGGCGTCGGGTCGGCATCAACGTTCAGAAGGCCCTCAAGGACAGGGACTTCCTGCAACTGGCCGCAGAGTTCAACTGTGGGAGTGTGGATGAACTCCTGGCCCAGATAGGTTTTTCCCGGTTCACGCCGCGCAAGGTGCTCAAGCGGTTCTATGCCCTCATGCATCCCGGCGAAGCCTTGGACGAGCGCAAGATCAAGGACAAGGCGGAAGCCGAGGCCCGTTCAGAAGCCGAAGCGGAATCGGCTGCCGGGACCAGCGCCAAGAAGAAGCCCAAGACAGAAGGGCTGCAAATTTCCGGCGTTGACAATGTGCTTGTCCGTTTTGCCAGTTGCTGCAATCCCCTGCCGGGTGAGCCCATTCTGGGATATATCACCCGTGGCCGCGGCGTTACCGTACATCGTATCGATTGCCCCAACATCTCCAATTTTGAAGATGAGCGTCTCATTCAGGTAAACTGGGAAGGGGTCGAGGAGAAACCGTATCCGGCCAAAGTCAAGATCAAGTGTCTGAACAAGCCGGGGATGCTCGGCAAGATATGCTCCATGTTGGCCGAAATGGAAGTCAATATCGACCACGGCAACTTCGAGTCCAAGGTGGACGGCACCTCTATCTTGAATTTTACCGTGGAGGTCACGGATCTCAACCAGCTTTATTCGGCCCTGGCCGAGGTGAAAAAGCTCAAGGCGGTCAAGGAAGCCCTGCGCGTTTCCTAGATCGGTCATGTCGGCATATTCCCCTGAAAGCCCCGCAAATGAGCGGGGCTTTCGTTTTTGGGGGGTAGGATGGCGAGGGAATAGGTTCTACTTGGGGTGGCAGGATCCGCAACTTACCGGAACAGGCTTGCCATTCTTCTTCACTATCTTGTGGCAGCCGAGGCAGCTGTTTTCCGTCTTCTTGGAATGGAAAGCAGTGTAGAATGCCCTGGCGTCCTTCTTTCCGGGTTGATCGTGACAGCCGGAAGTGGAGCATTGCTTGATGTCGCTCGTGCCGTCCCAGGTGTGGTGACAGGTGACACATTCGACCTTGGCTGCGTCGTGCTTCGCGTGGGAGAAAGTGACGTGTGTCTTGGTGGCAGCGATACCGTCCGGCGGT
This sequence is a window from Pseudodesulfovibrio sp. S3. Protein-coding genes within it:
- a CDS encoding cytochrome c3 family protein, whose translation is MHRFTTITLTICTLLLGASLAAAAPKAPGELKLGPPDGIAATKTHVTFSHAKHDAAKVECVTCHHTWDGTSDIKQCSTSGCHDQPGKKDARAFYTAFHSKKTENSCLGCHKIVKKNGKPVPVSCGSCHPK
- a CDS encoding peptide-binding protein, whose amino-acid sequence is MRVINLFAVTLCLILLSGCSDGSGPATPVAPVNPESIPAVPEHGGTLVQPMLGEPSNLIPPLSSDSASFTICSQIYVSLLKYDKDINLIPYAAESYEVLNDGKLLRFKVREDIYWTDGVQLTAEDVEFTYKLMIDPKTPTAYAGNFKLVKTFRRTGKFTFEVEYDQPFANALITWAMNILPKHALENEDLLDTKYSREPLGAGPYKLKEWVTGSQITLEANESFFEGKPYIDRIVYRMIPDMGTQFLELKAGSLDTMALDPLQYLYQTSGPGWDGSFNKFKFLAFGYSFLGFNFKHPFFQDVRVRKAIDYAIDRRELVKGVLYGLGEAANGPYKPGTWQYNATIRPREFNQEKARQLLAEAGWIDSDGDGWLDKDGKSFAFSIITNQGNTQRIKTGVIIQQRLKDIGIKVELRTVEWAAFLKEFVDKGRYDALILGWNILQDPDIYNVWHSSKAVDGGLNIIKYINPELDALLERGRHMVVQEERKPVYDEIQQILYDEVPYCFLYIPMSLPIVQARVQNIKAAPAGISYNSEKWWIPRTLQRQP
- a CDS encoding bifunctional (p)ppGpp synthetase/guanosine-3',5'-bis(diphosphate) 3'-pyrophosphohydrolase gives rise to the protein MIRINEITDKVASYIDNPDLDLIQRAYVFSAQAHDGVVRRSGEPYISHPMNVAYLLADMQLDEATVAAGLLHDTVEDTDTSVDEIEELFGADVADIVDGVTKISKMDFESKAVQQAENIRKLILAMAEDIRVLMVKLADRLHNMRTLEYMKPVKQRLIAQETQDIYAPLANRLGLHRVKTELEDLCLRYLKPDVFDQLSEAVSEHRAAGEPYIEKVIGLINEMFKKNRIKGRVFGRTKHLHSIHVKMEQQELTFDEIFDLIAFRIVLKSLKDCYAVLGLIHAAWRPVPGRFKDYISIPKANMYQSLHSTVIGPDGERIEFQIRTEEMHQIAENGVAAHWQYKEVGKGAKRGKTAGRRDAERYSWLKQIMDWQRELSDPREFMSSLRLEMFQEEVYVFTPNGDIKELPEGATPVDFAYAIHSEVGDKCAGAKVNGRIVPLHSTLKNGDSVEVITDKNRVPSRDWLKFVKTAKARTRIKHYIRTVEMERAISLAKDMLEKEGRRVGINVQKALKDRDFLQLAAEFNCGSVDELLAQIGFSRFTPRKVLKRFYALMHPGEALDERKIKDKAEAEARSEAEAESAAGTSAKKKPKTEGLQISGVDNVLVRFASCCNPLPGEPILGYITRGRGVTVHRIDCPNISNFEDERLIQVNWEGVEEKPYPAKVKIKCLNKPGMLGKICSMLAEMEVNIDHGNFESKVDGTSILNFTVEVTDLNQLYSALAEVKKLKAVKEALRVS